DNA sequence from the Saccopteryx leptura isolate mSacLep1 chromosome 4, mSacLep1_pri_phased_curated, whole genome shotgun sequence genome:
CACAAACAGTAATTCTTGTCAACTAGTGAACCTGTAGGCCATTGCAGTGGGAGGAGTCAGGATAGTAAGCGTTGGTTCTGGGTGATGGTGGGTCCGTTAACTGAGATCACAGAATAAGGAGTGAGGTCAGATTTGATGGGATTGACTTGTGAAGTAATGGCTTTGAGGTGCCACCAGGAAATATGATGCAATTTATGGTGTGTAGTACACAGCTGAGAGTGGAGGTGTGGGTTCCACCCACAGAGAACAGAGTAGATAGTGTTGCTTTAGGAGTCAATGGCATTGCTAAGGGGAAAAGTATGGAGTAGTGGAGatatgtgtctctgtgtgtgtaacCGTTGGATATGCCAGTGTTTAGggggcaggaagaagaaaaaggcgCACTGAAGGGCTCACCAGAAAACAACCAGAAATTTTGGAAGATAAAACCAGGAGCTGACCTTGGCACCAAAGTTGGGCTGGAGGGCTTAAGGCAGGATGGTacacagcagtggtccccaaccttttttgggccacggaccggtttaatgtcagaaaaattttcacggaccggcctttagggtgggacggataaatgtatcacgagactgagacaagcatcaagagtgagtcttagacggatgtaacagagggaatctggtcattttttaaaaataaaacatcattcagacttaaatataaataaaatggaaataatgtaagttatttattctttctctgtggaccggtaccaaatggcccatggactgctaccggtccgcagcccgggggttggggaccactggtacaTAGGATCAGATGTTGCAGTTGTCTAGGCGGATGTCAGCTGAGCAGAGGATGGCAGGTTTTGATTGTTATGTCACCTTGAGGAGAACAATTTCAGTAGAGTTAGGGGGATGCCTGGGACACAGTGTTTAAGGAATGGCAGAGAGTGAGGGTGTGAAGTCAGCAAGGGTAGGATTCTGTTTGGCACCATTTGGTGATGCAAGGTAGACATAGGTCAGTAGCAGCTTAAGGGAGGAGCAATGCTGGAGGAAGACTGAAGGGTTTGAAATAGAAACAATGATAAGAACAACAGGAGCATCTGACATTCCCCAAATGTTTATGGCAGTCAGGCATTGTACTCTCGGCTGTATGTGAATAATGTCCTGTAATCTCCGTAGTAGTCCTGTTGAGGTAACTATAGTATTAagattattctctttttaaaatggaaaaaaaatcaagttcaaAAAGActaggtaacttgcccaaggtctcatGATTGGTATGAGATGGATCTGGTGCTGAAAATGCACAAGGCGGGATGATTGCTGGAGAGAGATGTCCATGGAGATGGGAAATGATAGGATCAGGGCTTGGAAGAGGGTTAGCCCAGGGATCAAATGCACTCTTCAGCTGTCTCTCCATCTTTCTGTCCATTCATCTGTCCAACTGTTTGTCCATTCATCTATCTGCTGGCTATCCACCCACCATTCTGTCCATCATATTCCCAGCCCTTCAACTGTCTATCTGTCGGTTCATTCATTTGCCCACTCATCAAATGTACTGTGCAGTTGCCTTGTCCCAGCCGTGGTGCTGGATGCAAGAGTGCAGTGATTGAAAAACAGATGTGATTCTGCACCTCTGTTACATAGCTACTTGGAAAGCCTGATGTGAACCTACCAGTCACACGAACCCATGTACATTGCAGTTGCGGCCATTGTCAGGGAAGCAAGGGCTTGGTTCCACGAGAGCCTCTCATTGGAGCATTAATAAGGACATTCAGGGAAGATTTACTGAGGAAGGGGTGAGTCATCTGGTTGCTGAGGGATGATAAGGAGTTAACTGGGCCTTGAAGGGAGGGAAGAACATTGTGGAGCACAGGCAGAGCCAGTTTGAAAGTCTGACGTGGTGGGGTGGAAAAGGAAGGATGAGGGAAGAAAGGCACTGAGTCTGGAGCAGAGTGGTGTGGGAGATGctggagcagtggttttcaacctgtgggtcgcgaccccggcggggtcgaacgaccaaaacacaggggtcgcgacccacaggttgagaaccgctgtgctgGAGGATAGGGCGGGGGTAGTTGAGTTTGTTTGTACCTAATGGCGTCAAAAGGTTTTAAGCTGCATGTGTGCAGAAAGAGGGACTCATCACCAGATATCCGTGTTGAAAAGAATGGGCTGGCTGCAGCAGTGATAACAGAAGAGTCTCTACCTAAGAGGAACTTGGGGTGCAATCTGATTGGAAGCTGGAGCTCGAGAACTTACCTTGAAGCATCATTTCCATAGCcccatgttgtttcttttcactaACTGGATGTGCATGTGGTcatggttggggggaggggacttcCAGTGGCGATTATGGGGGTCATATTGAAGCTCCCTAGCCCTTTGGAGCCACAGGTCTACCAGTAAGACCGGAGAACAAGAGAGGCATTCACCTACAGAATgggcggtggggggaggagagagacttaGGAGATAAACTGATGAGAGAGGAACAGGGAAAATGCCCTGGACTTCTCTAGAAGTGAAGCCTGCACTTGGTCTCCTCTGTGGGCTGAGCAGCCCCAGCGAGCATGCTCTGTGTGGGTTACGTAGAGCAGGGCTTTTAGAGGCTCATCCTTGAAGGCTTAGGCAGAGAATCCCAAGTCTTGTTGCTTTACTTCACTGGGTGCTGAACCCCTAGCCCACCCCTAAGCTGCCTTAGTTGCTGTCACTGACTTTTCTCTGGGTTCTAGTTCCCAGTCAGCATTGCTGGTGACTTTGAGAGATGCCTTTAAGGTCCAGTGTCAGTCCAGGCTCTGCTGGAAGGTAGAAGTTGGAGCTAGGAGAGCTGCCCAAGGTCAAACCAGGAACAGAAAGGGAAGGAACTGACTTACTCCGTCTGTTGCCCGAATGCATTCTACCTGTCAAAGAGGTTCCGTTAACTCAAGCAGCAGTGCCTAACATCCCATCCCTGATAACTCTCCCACTCCCTAGATGCTCCTCCAGAATTAGCTAGTTAAACAGTTTGTCTCTCAAGTGAAGTCTGGCAAGTAAAAGAAAGAGCACAGTCTTAGCCTGTTCGGGCTGCTGTAACGAAACACCACGGACTGAGTGGGTTATACACAGCAGACATTATTGCTCCccattctggaggctggacgtcCAAGGTCAGGGCACCTGCGGACTCAGTGTCTGGTGAGAACCCTCCTCCTGGTTCATAGAGGGCTGTCTTCCcactgtcctcacatggcagagcggtgagagagctctctggggtgtcttttataagggcaccaaTCCCATTACTAAGCCCTCAAGACCAAAGCACCCCCTAAAagcccccacctccaaataccatcacattgggggctAGGTTTCAACACAAGAATTTGGGGCAGCCCTTGGCAAGCACTTGACTGCGACCCCCTCCCCCCGGTGACTGACATAAGGAATGATATTCCTGTGCATTTCTTCCCGTAGTGTTATAGGTGAAGCTTGGCTTCAGTCATCCATTCCCTGTCAACATCATCTGCTCGGCTCTGTCGACAGATGTTTACAAAAAGCAGATTGTACATGTCTCACCTGAGCAGGCTCACATTCCTCAGGCACGTTCAAATACTCATTTTAATCACGCAAATTGATAATTATATTTCCCTGACACATACCCTAATTAAGACTACTTTCTCCTAACAAATCACTGTTTTTCGGAAAAGTCTACAACATCTGTTTTGAAGGCATTCTCATAGGAAGAAATATCAAGataaagtatgttttaaaaattacctacATGTGATTGTTTTCCAGCCCTAATCCGTTTTCCCAGTTCATTTTACTACCGGAATATTTCCTCCTTAGAGAACGAGGTTTTCTTAAAAAGGTTACtgggggattttttgtttgttttttaggttttaaacattttatttgtgtatttttaaaaattatgcactCCAATAATTATAATCATTTTAACAACCAAAAATGACCCTGTGATTAATCTGCATGTTGCAGCCTGTGGGGCACCTAGGCCAGCTCGGTGTTCCCTCCAGATCTCAGTGTCTCCCAGCTTCTTCCTGCACCAGCAGCCAAGTTCTTCGCCTTCCCTGCCAGCCCGCCATGCAGATGGCAGAGAGGCAGGTGCGGCCTTCCTCGTCAGTAGTTCTCTGATGTGAAAAGGGGCAGCACAGTCATTTAAAGCGATCCAGCCCCTTTGCATCTGACAGAGTCGAACAGCTAGAAGCAGTGAAGGAGGAAGGCAGTGCTTGTGGAGTGTACAGCGCACATGGGCGGTGCAGCCTCATTACGATGCACCTACTTGCTTCTGCTGTTCagtcatttcttttgaaggcagTGGATTTTTCTCCTGCATttctgtcttcttcaatttcGACTTAGGGAATTTCTCAATCTCAGCCATGTTGGGTTTGTCAGACATGGTGGCAGAGGAAGTGGAGCCAGGTACGTGAATGAGAGGAGTCCGATCTGCTCAGTGGCTGCTGCCAAGTTCTGGTTTTCTTAAAAAGGTTACTTCTCTGGACATTTGAAACCTCAGCAGCTGCTCCAGAGCAGCTGGTTCTATCTAATCCTGATTGTTTCTTGGTTTTCTCTGGAAAGTTTCTCACATGCAAAGAAGAGAGTCTCtgttaaaaacagacaaacaagaaaactttatccctgccctggccaggtaactcagttggctagagcactgTCCTAATACACTAAGCTTGCAGGttgatcctggttagggcacagacatggatcaaccaatgaatgtataagtaagcggatcaacaaatcaatgtgtctatctttcctctctccctcttaaaaaaaacaaaaacaacttgatCTCTTTCATGTTTCACCTAAGAACTATTTTAGAAACAGTAGAGCTGTTTATGCAAGCCTGAAATGGGTTGACAATATTGTGGTTTTTTTCAGTGGAGTAGTCAGTTAATCACTTGGAAAGCACTTTGAGTGAAGAATGCTTCAAGGTTTATACTTTCTTTTACTCCAAATCTTTTACACGTGTCTCCCTAATGCCTAAttcaatagtattttatttttaccaactTGCCTTTATCAAGTCTTTCCAAAGCATCCATCTTGGTTTTATTAGAAACAACGCTTTTTACATTCATGTTTCTCTGGTTTACATGTTTAATTAAAATACCAGCACAACTTGGGGACAACTCCCGATGGACGGACGTGTAATGAGCAAACTCctcaggggcgggggcgggggcgggggcgggggcgggggcggggtcgTAGAGCACGGGAGGGCTCTGCTCGCCCTGAGCAATTGCCAGTGCTTTGGAGAGTGTTGGGAAATCCTTCGTGCTCGTTCAGTGGAGGTCTGTTAACAGAGAGTCTTCCTTGCAGGGATGACTGACAACTTTTTATATTTGTGCAGcatgtgatttttaatttttatttatttactttattattaactGAAAGGCTGGGaggtaggcagacagactcctgcatgcaccccgactggtattcacctggcaagccccctacccagcaatgctctgcccatctggggctgctgctccgttgctcagcaactgagctattttagcacctgaggtgaggccatggagccaccctcagtgccctgggccatcTTGCTTGAATCATTCgaccacggctgcaggaggggaagagaaagtgagaaagagaagaggggaaggaagcagtggagaagcagattgacgcttttcctgtgtggcctgaccgggaatcaaacctgggacttacacacatCGGCctgatgctctgctgctgagtcaactggccagggcccagtatatGATTTTTAACTTTAACTCTCCAATGAGGAAGGGGCAATGACATGGTGCCAGGACAACTGGAGACTCCAGGAGCCCCAGAATTGCCAGCCACTCTCAGAACCAAGTCTGATGTGTATGTAGTCAGACACTCAGAAAATATCTGTTGAGTGAAAGAATGCCCAAACTCCCCACGTGaccttatttaaaagaaaaagaaaaaaccaagtgGTACTAATGCCACAGgccctcctttgtaaaatgaggcagagtgttggcctggccggTGTTAAGGTGCGACTGGACTGATGTGTGCGTAGACTTGATTTGGTCTGCCCGAGGACTCTGTGGCACTTTGCTGGTTTCAGGGCCCACACTAGTAAGTGGGAGGGCCAAGGGGAGAGGGCCGCGCTTCTGGTTCCCCGCCCTCTGGCATTGCCAACAGAACACGCTGGAACAGCACGGAGCTCTTCGTCTTCCTACTCCTCCCAGCGTGCACCTTCCCAGTCTTCCCCCGCTTACGTGCTCAACCAGAAGGCCAGGAGTCCTCCTGATCAccgctctctcctcctcttcatgGCCCGACACCCACAGTCCTGTCTGTTCAACCTCCAGAGCGCACCTTAGTTTTGTCGCCTCCTGCCCAGCTCCGACCTCTGAGTCCCCAGCCACCCCGTCTCTCACCCGGGCAGTTCCGCTGCCACCTGCATCCACACTTGCCCCTCCAGCCCGTTCCCTGCACAGCATTTCGAGTCATCTCTTTGAAACAGAAATTGGACCTGGCACCTCTTGATGTGGCTTTTCTCtggccatttctttttctctctgtgctttCTCATTTTCAGGTCACAGTTTAAAAGAAGCCTATGCTGATTCTCCCATTATAAATTAGCTCCCCTGTTTTCCGCCTTTACTCATTCTCTTCCTTTATGACGCTACAACTTGTGGTTGTGTATTTATCCCAGTGACTTTGATCTCTTTTCCTGCCTCTAGACTATAAATtcctggggccaggaagcctggacCTAGGATGGTGTTAGCAGTAGTGGACACTCAGTGGCCATTTGttaggtgaataaataaatgaacgtGAATGAGTGAATACACTACCTCTGGAACACGTGTGTATCTGCCTAACCCCTTGCTTGCATACACCATGTATTTTctggacaaaacaaaacagaaagcaggATATTGAACCAATCGATAGGACCCTTGCAAACCACCCTGGGGCTCTCCTGTTTGTGAATTACTCAAAGACCTCTTCTGAAGGAGGTCCTTGGAACCAGGTGGGTCCCCTTGCACGGAGCTGCATCCGACCTTAGAAAGAGTTGCCTTCTCGTGACATCCAGGGTCTTTGCTTGCCCAGCCTTGTGCTTGTAGGGCCCCCTCTGCCCAGGGAGAGTGCCTTCTTCCAGTTCTCCCTGAAGCACCGCCTGGGCTAGGAGCCCTCGGATCATGGGGTCCGGTGGACAAAAGTCATAGCAGACATCCACCCAAGACAGGCAGACCTCCTGTGGAGTTCTTCTTCTGAAGAGTGAGAGAGGCTTATGGCCGTACCACCCTAAATGCGCCCGATCTCATCCGAAAAGTAAGGGAGGTTCAGAAAGTGCTTTTTCCCCGTCAGCTGCTGTCTGGAATAGCAGTGGCCGAGCCAGTGATGCTGAAAGCCGCCCGGCCAAGGCGTCCCGGCCATCTGCTTGCTTCCGTCTCTGAAGGGCTGCAGATAAGATTTTGGCAGGTCTTTCCTTCCCAAATGGCAAGAGTGGCAGCTGTGACAGCCAAGCCGTGATAGGAGCTTTTGTGTGTCTCAGAAACTACCTTTTGGATGCCTTTAGGCCAAGAAAAGAGAAGTTGCGTAAATTCACTTGGTACTTAGGAAATGTAATTTGGAGACTCGAAGGACATTGCTGTCAGTTAATTATTTTAGGGGGAGGGGGTCCCGAaggacacaattttttttttaacagcttcaCATAGTTTACCCTTTGAAAGTGAACAATTCGATGGCTTTCAGCCTATTCACAGAGTTGAGCAGCCATCACTCTGGTCGGTATTAGAACATCTTCAGCACCCCAGAAGCAAGCCCACACCCCTTAGCggccacccccgcccccagctctTGCCAACCACTGCTGAAAGACATGATGAACTGTTGTGTTCAGTTCTGGCAGTTTTATAGTcgggacatttgggttgttaaATCGGAAAGAGTCCCAAAGCGGGGAAGGATTATTTTGCcaccattttttgttttgttttgttttgttctgattaTCACTAAAATAAGATGAGTCCCCAAAGAAGATGAGGGGCATTGCCGAAGACATTTAGATAGTGACTCACTGCAGATTGCTACTGTGCGAAACTGCAAAAAGTGCATTTGGTTGGCATTTGCTCTTTAGCCAGGAAGCCTCCAGGCCACCCATCTTTGCCTTTTATAATGAAAGCAATATCCACAGTATATGAAGGAAAAGCTGTGAGGGCCAAAGcatgcaaatgtgtgtgtgtccatattACATATGTATCTCACTGTATCAGGTAGTTTCTGAACCCTGCTGTGTTCTTTGGGGAACAAAGAAATAGGTAAGACTTGAAAGCTCTGTCTCTGCTAAGATAAGGGTTGGCGTTACCATGAGTAATAGTCATTGAAATAGAAGCTCACGCCTGACTGTTTATCATGTGTCAAATCCAGATGCTTTACATGCCTTAAGACTAAGTCATTCATTCCTCACAACCACCCTTTGGAGGCAGGTGCATTCTTCttactttacagataaggaagccgaggcccagagaggttaaggaacctGTATCATGTCCGTTGGTAAAGGACGGaaatgggatttgaacctggtaCTCCAGCCTCAGTCTGGGCTACACTGGGACCAGGTTGGGGCCTCAGGAGAATGAGGTCCAAAGTGGTACATGGGCTTTAAGCCCTTCCCCATGGCCTCGTGTGCTGGTATGATTTCTCCCAGTGTTTTTCACTCTATGATCCATGGACTAGTTCACCAAAAATTTTGTGcaggtctgcaaaagagttaaccaccctgatgttatatgaagattttgGACCCCAGTCAGCTTAGTCAAATTCGCTCCcgttcagggtgatttctgccttagtggtcccaaaataattctattgtcACCAGtctccaagtataaaaaggttgaaaaccacccTATtatccctcccccatccccattTTCCCCTGGTCTTAGGGTCTGGACACTTGCCATGCCCTCTGCCGGGGGTGTATCGCCACAGCTGCCCCCTTGCCCGGCTCCTTCTCATTCTTCACACCTCAGCTCTCGTGTTTCCCAGCCACTCCGTCCAACCAGAGCTTGCCCACGCAGCCGCCGCTCTGCCTGTGATCCCTTGCTTTCTCTGTGGTAATCTGGCGCACGCATGATTAAGTTAGCTGTTGGCCTGTTCGTTGTCCACGTCCCCACTATTCTGTGAGTTATTAAGGAATGAGACCCGTGGCCTTGCTCACTGTTGAATGGCCAGCCACTAGCGTGGCACTTGTCATATAGTGGGTGCTCAGAACAAACTTGCTGAGTGGGAGAAAGGCAGAGCTGCATGTgcttggggagggggaagggtcagGCTTTGTGGCGGAGGGAAGGTTTGAGCTGGGCTGGAGAGGACAGGACGGAAGGCCTCTCAGTAGGGGAAGAGTTGGTAGAATGGAGAGCTAGCAGTGGGAGGAGCCAGTCTTGAAGGAAAGATTACATTTGCTTGTGGGGATGTTGAATTTAAAATACTGATGGAGCAAACTGGGAGCTTGGACATGTCTGCGTTCTACTCACTTTTTTGTTAATTCTGTGGCTTTCTGGTCAAATGGAGAAATGTGGCTCCTGCCGTCCCAATTCATGTATTATTTTGAGTTAGATAAGTTAACAGGAGCCaaaacattgaatttttaaatattcttacagTTTAGTGGTATGGTAATTACAGCAACCTTGTTAATCAGACTGCTTGCCAATCAGACTTTTTAACCAGCATCTTATGATTTTCACTGTCTTCCAAAAGGCAAACtagatttagaaaatgaaattatgaTTGTATTCACCTTATTTGAGGTTGCCTATAAACGAACAGGTTTAGCACATCACAAGGGCACAGATTATTATAATATTAGGTATTAATGACAGGACTGATTCCCATGGGTCTTTTCTAGTTGCTTGAAGAGAATAGTGATTAATTTGCTTGTGGGAGTACATTTATTATAGTTAGTCATCGATCAGCTGATAATAgcgaaaagatcaatgaaattgcTAATCCGTGGTATGTATTAAAAAGTCAGCTTTCATTAACAATTGACAGATATGCCCAAAGGGTATAATAAAAGTGAGAGGAAATATATGGGCAGAGACATTTTCGAGAAAACATTCAGTTCATATTAAAAGTGCAGCAGTAAAGAGTGATTGCTGTTTGAGTATCTGGCCTTCAGACAGGATATTGGCACATGGACAGTCTCCTAGGAAGGATTAATGGTAAGGCATTGTGTGGCTCTTTAAAGATCTTCAAGATTTTTCTCTGCCTGCAGTTGCTGTGCACGTGATGATGCTTAGAAAAGAGTCCCAGGCCTCTCCTGTCCGTAGTGCAAGGTCACCCCAGATCCTCTGTCTTTTTAGCCCTCAGTTTTGAAAGATGGTTGCCATGACAGTCTCTGTCAGTTAGGGGCCCAGTTTTGCTCTTCTCTATATAATGGATGAATCAGATTTCTTTCTAaggccaatttttttctttgaaaaataattttaaattagtttaaaacTTTGGCTTAGGCCATGTCAACTATTTGATTTAGGCTATGGTAACAATAAATTATGCTAATTTATGATGGCAACTGAGagtttattttccctgtctcgtCATTTGGACTGATTTCAGCTTTGTGAGTTGGATAGTTCTCTGTAATCTCACCTGTGTGATCACCTGCCCTGAGGTTGGGGCTCTGGAGCATGTACTAGGCCTGGTTCTGCCCCTCACCCCTTGTCGTGAGGCAAAACCATGAGAACACCACAACTAccaaccaaaaaacccccaagTTATTTGCCCTTGACCTTGCTTGGTTTCCTTCTTCTGCACCACTGAGCAAAATGGAAGGGTTCCCCTAGATATTAAGAAATGGCTTGTCGTCACAGAGAtctacgggggtggggggttggtgGTGAATTTGGCCAGGTGTGGACTGTGGTGAATTGGAGAGCACACGCCCCTTTAGAGGGACAGCCACGGCTCAGCCCAAGGCACTCGCTGGCATGCTCCACTAGGGCCTGGTGTGGCCAGAGTTCCCTCGAGACATCCCAAAGCCAGGTGTATGTGTGAAACGCATGCGTTAAAAGTGTTGGCAACAGATTCAGAATTCTGTAAACACTGTGTGAGCCAAACAGAACACATCTGCTAGCCAGACCCTAGTCAAAGATCTGGGGTTTGTCATCTGTGGAGAAACCACCAGTTCGCATCCCACAGAAGAGGAGTGTGCCggccccccaccccgcctgcaCCCCGCATCGGCCCTGTGCTGTTGGCGGGGACTGTGAGCTTCACAGTCTGCGGGGGAAACGTCCAGGGCCTAGCCAGCCTTCTCTCTGTGTACAGTCTTCTTATTTACCAAAGTGTTCCTTTCAAAGGGACCTTGGAGACAGAAGTGTCTTTGTGGAGGTGCACCACTTTCGGGCAGCTCAGGGCGCACTCCGTCCTCTGTGGCTCTCTCCTCCTCAGACCACACTGCGATTCCGCTGTCCATTCACCCTGTGGCCTCAAACTGGAGCCCTGAGTATGATCTCCAGCCAGGCCTTGGTTAAATGACAGGGTAGGGCAAAGTAACTCTGAAAACCCTTCTGTCATTGACAATTTCCAGTGTTCGGTGGGGAGATGTGGCCTCTGTAGGATAAGCCCTTGGCCTCCAGGATGGGCTGCCTTAAACGGGCTCACGCAGCTCCGTGCATGTCATTTAAAGGGTGATTATTAGATAGTATTGGATAGTACCAAGAA
Encoded proteins:
- the LOC136402502 gene encoding thymosin beta-4-like, which codes for MSDKPNMAEIEKFPKSKLKKTEMQEKNPLPSKEMTEQQKQVGAS